The window CAATCTTATAACTTATGATTCCCCAACACCGGACTCCTTCGCTCCTAACCCGCGCTGTCAATGCTAAAGAATGCAGAGTAGACATACAAGTGGGCAGTCTCGAAGGAGAAATAGGGTATAAATCAGACATGCCTTTCATGCAATGTAATACAGTACCTGATGCACTGACGGCCATCAAAGACACccaagacaaagaaagaagcaatcGAGTCGCAATACACACCGGTGACGTGTGACCTGCAGCCACGCAAATACAACAAGGGGTGTGTGACTTGTTAAGAATAGACAGGGAATCAGATCACCGTTTGAAAGAAAGAGAGCGTTGCAGATAATGGAGAAGTGGCTGTAGCACAGACTCGCCATTCTGCTTGTAGTCACGAATATGCGGGAGGAGGAATGGAATGCCAGGGTATTCGCTGTAATGCTGTCGGTACGCCGAATAGTTTTGGGACGGATTGAAGAGAAAAAGTAAGGTGGGCGGAAGAGTAGAGTCCAGGGCGACCATCGAACCGGTGTTCCGGGCTCGTGCAGTAGAGATGCTATATTTGTGGAGTCCATCGAGGAGGGCCGTCAGGGAGTGATAGTTGCGCATAGTATAGAGATTCTGTCGGAGAAGGCGCGGACGCACGCTAAGTTTGAGCAATTGCCATTTTCGAACATGGGGGCTGAGGATctgagaaaagaaaatatAAAAAAGCTCACCTGTGCACAATCTTGCAAATGTGGAATCAAATCGGGCATCGCGGAACAGCATTCCCAGACCGAGGTGCTCAGAGTACGCCAATTGGCTAGGAGGTGCTTGACCTCTGCATCCTCTGCAACTAGATTTGTTCGCGATAGAGCCGCAAAGTCGACCTCGTCCGTATGCTTTAGAGTGTGAGCTAGGTCGCCTGGCGTCGTGGAGGTAAGACAGTATTCCAAAAAGGCAATCGAGGTATCGAATGGGAGCTTCCAGTTCATGCCCGTAGTATGGATGTATTGCCGCCGGAAACGGACCGCTAGAACAGTAAATACCTTGAGAATGGCCGTTAAGCTAGGAGGCTGATCTTTGAACAGAGTCTGAATAGGCCCTGAGATGAATTCGAATCCAGGGTTAATCGAGCGAAACACCTCGCGGTCTCTCCTTGGTTGGACCGTTATTATACTTTGAACCACAGCCCGATGAGCAAACGGACTTCGGGTGCGCAGTTGCTAGAAAAGAAATGGGTCAGTATTCAGTCGAGCCTGAGGTTACAATGAAACAAAACCGACCTTTTCTACCTCTAGATAAAGAGGAATGTCTTCCGGGTAGACGCGCAGATGATCCAAAAGGTGAATATGAAGAGCCGTATGCTGTAACAAGAACCATTCGATGGAAACTGCTTCGTACCCAAGAGAGGCTcgcacaatctcctcgaAGGCAATCTGAGTAAAGTGAAGATGACTCTCGGCTTCAATTGCCGCGGCGACTGCGCGAGAGTCGAGCGAATGGCCTGGAGGCAGCGGCGACCAGGACCAAGGGGCTAACTTGATAGGCGTAATACTCGAGCGGCGCAGAATTTCCTCGACACGCTGTAAGTGCGAGAGATTGGCGAGAAGCTGGTGCTCTCGCGGCTGCGATAGTGCGATGAGAAAGTTGTCGATTGTGTCTGCGTTGCGACTTAACAACGAGCTTCGCGGAAGGGTCTCATCACGGAAAAGGCCGTAACGAATCACATGGCTGATCTCTTGGATATTGAATGCCCAAAGCACGGTGGTTGCCTCGTCTTCCCACCAGCGGTATGAGACGAAGAAGCGAGGAATCTCCGCGATGGACGTGAAGATGGACAGGTAGTCGGAACGGGGTGCGACGGCCATTTCAGAGGGTGAATTTCGCTGCTGTATCACGGATTCCCACTTGGGAGGTGGTTCGAAGTCCGATTCCTCGTTGGGATCGATCGATTGCATTTGTATTGACAGCCACAACCACCACTGAATCCCATGGGATCATAGATAACAACGCATTGGGGGTAGCAAGAATCCACGCTAAGGCCCATGTGACGCGGCGTTTTTTAATAAAAATGACTATAGACTGGGGGGAAGTGTCAAGGTAGCTGTGAGGATCCCAGTATATGCAGTATGTGTGGATGAGTGTGTGGAAGAAAACCAGagcgaaagaaaaaaaggaacaaGCCCTTCGGAGATTCCGGAATGGAGCTATTGGAGACTGACACTAGCAGAAAAGAGAGGCAGGCCCCTTTGAGTGTAGTTGCGGCGCCACGTTGGACACATCACGAGGGGAATCGCCTGGGACGCCAGATGGACTGGGCGcattgaaaaaaaaaaaggacagaGCGCCAATCCTCAGTTTCCGCTCTGCTGGGTGTCCCGGCACCCTGGCCAAGTCGCTGGAGAAAAAGGGGCAATGATTATCCTCCAGATCGGGGAGGCACCGAAAGGGAGAGAGCAGGGCAGCTCGGTTCCGCCGTAAAGAATGCCTGGGGAAAGTTCGCGATTCGGCCTGATCACTACAAAATACCGGCTGGGCTGCATCCTTCTGGCCGGTTGCTAGTATGACGGTTTCTACGAGTGACGGTCGACCCGTCAATCCGAGGGAGGAGCGGTCAAACAAAATAACTCTAGTTCGATCTGAAGGAGTTCTGGATGCTCCATAGCACTGCGCGGGTCTGCGCTCCGAAGAAGTCGGTCAACCCCAATCCTTCGCACAGCAGTGTGGCTTGTTGAGAGCTCCCGGGGGAAACAGCGGGGCATGTTTAGCAGCAAGCTACAAGTCTACTGTATAAGTGCCAGCTGTGGCACCCCGACCGATATGGCCCTGCAAGATCTCTTATCCTTCAAGCAACCCTGATAGTTACAAATCGAAGAAGCTCATCATTGTGTCCACAGCGCCCACTCCGTGAGCGCTCCCGCTATTAACTTGTCGGGAAGAGGCGGGGGGCCGGACGATCATGATGGAATTTAAACCTTCGCCAGCGCTGATAAGGACTGATCATAGGCTGGACTGACAAAGAACGCTTGGTTCGGAAAGGCTCCACGTAACAGCGGACCGCTCATTCCTTTGGTTTCATCGGGGCCAGGGGATGCTGATCTCCTACAAGGAgttggcggtgatggccGGGGTAGGAAGTCCGTTCATTTCGATGAACCAATTGTGATGGCAGTATCGGGAGGAAGATCTTGCGGTCTGTTAAGAGAAAGGAGATGGAAGGACTGAAATCCTTGACCGCTGACGCTTAATCAAATCAGGTCATGGAGAACAAAGCCATTAGCCAACTAAAATCTATGGCCCGAACTCTAACCCGCAAACTCGCTGAATTAAATGGCCAATAATACGAAGCAGGCGACCACTACAGCTCTGAATCGGAAATAATATTGATCAGCAGCGTAATCCGACGGAGATCTCCAGTGGCCTCTACCTACATACTCCGTACCGTCTACGTGCATCCAGAGGTCTCCAAACCAGCCTTGCCAT of the Penicillium psychrofluorescens genome assembly, chromosome: 1 genome contains:
- a CDS encoding uncharacterized protein (ID:PFLUO_000663-T1.cds;~source:funannotate); the encoded protein is MQSIDPNEESDFEPPPKWESVIQQRNSPSEMAVAPRSDYLSIFTSIAEIPRFFVSYRWWEDEATTVLWAFNIQEISHVIRYGLFRDETLPRSSLLSRNADTIDNFLIALSQPREHQLLANLSHLQRVEEILRRSSITPIKLAPWSWSPLPPGHSLDSRAVAAAIEAESHLHFTQIAFEEIVRASLGYEAVSIEWFLLQHTALHIHLLDHLRVYPEDIPLYLEVEKQLRTRSPFAHRAVVQSIITVQPRRDREVFRSINPGFEFISGPIQTLFKDQPPSLTAILKVFTVLAVRFRRQYIHTTGMNWKLPFDTSIAFLEYCLTSTTPGDLAHTLKHTDEVDFAALSRTNLVAEDAEVKHLLANWRTLSTSVWECCSAMPDLIPHLQDCAQILSPHVRKWQLLKLSVRPRLLRQNLYTMRNYHSLTALLDGLHKYSISTARARNTGSMVALDSTLPPTLLFLFNPSQNYSAYRQHYSEYPGIPFLLPHIRDYKQNGESVLQPLLHYLQRSLSFKR